Sequence from the Montipora foliosa isolate CH-2021 chromosome 12, ASM3666993v2, whole genome shotgun sequence genome:
GGTGACGATTGAAAGAGGAGAATAGCATAACTTGCACAACCATCAAGATGGCTGAGAATAGCGTAACATTTAAACTGAGGTGTATTTTTGAGTAAGTTTGATAGTCAATGCCAGTGAATTGAAGCATATTGAAGCAAGTGACGTAAACAGAGCTGACCGCTAGGAAAGCGAATACGCGATTTCTGGAGACATTGCTTTTGAACTGGTGCGGATACCTCACCGCGATATACTGACAAACTGAAAGCGCAAGGACTATGAAGTATGACTCTGTTATTGTAACGCCCAGAGATAATCCCACCAATGCGATACATCAATTGATAACTCAAACTCGCTTTGTTCCTGAAATCTGCGAAGTAGTACGACGCAACCATCGGCTCCACGAAGATTCCCGTTAGGAGGTCGGCCACTGCAAGACCAGCGATGAAATAAGTCATCGGTGTTCGGAAACAGCGCAAAGGATCTCTGTATATCGCAGTCAACAGAAGAGCGTTGGGAATCGCTGTAATCGGTGATAAAATGCATAGCACAATCGCGGACGCCATTTCTACATAACGATGCGTTCGCAGTGGCAGGAAGAATTTCAGCAAACGATTTTGATGTCAAATTCATGATCTCTTGCAGAGGCTAATAATATTTTGAGCCATCTTGCTTCTTTTAATTACGGCTAAACATCAATCTATAAGATGAACAGAATCATAATCAATTACTGGTACTGATAAGAGTACAAAAGTGCATTCGATTGTCACACTTTTTTCCCCCAGCTGACATCCTTACTCCACCTGTCAAAAAACAGTTTGTCAGCTAATAAATATTTCTCGTGGGTCAGGGCGTAAAGGACAGGGGAAAAAACAAGGAGTGCTAGAGCGcaaattggggacaccgtagactgaaataaactgaaatcagaaaaaaatcaaatcaaatgttggtttttgaagcaAGAGGGGAacaccggagtacccggagtaTACCCTCTCGCATAAGTTAAGAGTAGAGaactgtacgggtccgcaaatgatcccagaaccgcaaatgatACCGGAaggcaaatgatcccgaaaaagtaaggaatggcatggaggatGAAATGGtcttgatagaaaattaatgtgaacagctgatatttttattaaaatcattttaaatcaTGACTCACAACAGGTTTCTGCTTCACTTTttcagaaagactgaatttagTTTCTTACTACGCTGTTATAAATTGCCACTTTTAATTATCGGCAGTACAAtgatcaaaaactaacttggacgcaattctaaactgattgtgaccGGGGCCTCGTTtctcgaacaactctggcaacaCACGCAGGTTTCGAGAACGGGCCTCTGTTTACAGTCAGTTTagaattgcgtccaagttagtttttgatgattgtatccgataattaaacgtggcaaatttaatttaacttGGTGGAGTCTTTAACTTGTATATAGTTCGTCAGCCTGATAATTCGGTATTACCTCATTGATAGCGAAATCTCAATGAGGTTTAGTGAGGGGGCTTCAGGTGCTCGTTGGATCACTCGATCAATCGGCTGTTAATTTCGGGTTTCGATCGTGCGGCTGAATTGGTGTACGAATGATCACGAATGTGCTCGAACGGAAGCACGAAGCTTACGTGTGGCAGGTTCGAATCTACCCTTCgctcttatttcattatttttagggGTAGTTCTGAATTTTCCATTGAATTGTCAAAACTAGTCTTAAAAACTCGTAGTAGAATATATATCTCAATGCTCTACATTTCATCAATGAGGTGTCCTCACAGAGACTTTGATTATGATTTAGGACTCTCGGAAGAATTTCCTAGACAGTAATTAAGTACCTGTGGTTTTATTATTCCTATGGAATAACATCTTAGCCAACAATCATTCAATTGTAGCTGAAAACATTACAATCTCTGTTGAAAGGCAATGAAATCTTTCAGCCTTTAAGTTTCTGCAACAGACTTCAGTGATCACGATTTTCCATATTTTTAGCTCCATCTTCCTACCTATGTTTGtgatgttattgttgttgtataATCTTAGACTTGAACTTTGATTGTATCTTATACGTaaggaattttattttaattttatttcagtaTTTTCATGCGCTGTACTTCTTTAAACATTGTGTGTATAAAATAATGTATATCTAGCTAGCTACAATCCGCGTCAAAAACCTTTGGGACACTTGTCAATTTTGgacgaaaagtagagaatttacttaCATGCATTCCATcgcgtgttcttctttcgctgccttctTCGCTTCCCCCTTCCTAGAGATAATGTTGAAACAATCCATGAACTAACTAATCTTGATTTCTGAGAacgtaaaaaaagaaacattgtaATGGTGGAAGGGGGAAAGCCGAAATTGTCGTGACAGTTTTGACCTGCATTGAAGCTATCTACCTGCCTTCCTCATTTCATTACCACTAAATATTAGCTTAGTTTTGCAATGTGTGAAGAATAAAAAAGCACATTGGTATACATACCTTCTAACTCCGAACTGGCCGAGAAGAGTGCTCTGCGTTACTAGGCTGTGACTGACAACAATAAACTGAGATAACTTTTGAATCGACTACAGGCTTTTAAAAGCCACGGTCATGTTGGTCAGTCGTAAATGTTCTCAACCACTCAAGGGCAATCTTAACCAATTAATGCTTTCGTAAATAATATCGTCAACATGTTTAATTTGACCTCAAGTTATTACTGGGACCCCATGGCCGCATTTTTTACCTCCAGCCCGGAAGAAGGGGCGTTGCGTGCATGTGAAATCAAGAATATTGCCAAAGTGATGATTCAAGTCGAGCTGGAATATTTGTAACTGCGTGTaatcacaaaattaattaattaatggcaTATGTTTTATCTACATGGTTGCAAGAGTTAAATGTTGTCGATTTGCTGACAATTTGAACCCCGTATACGACAGCAGCTGAAAACAGAGAGGCaatcttttaaatttgtttctCATTTGGTATTAGCTACTATTTTCTTGtgattcattttaaaataacatttaactTGAATTGCAATTTCGTTTgaacaattgcaaaaaataattaaataaactGAATAACGACTAGTGTCTAAGATATTACCAAGAAGATAGCTTTCATTactttgttttaatttctttggaGATCAAACAGTTTGAACAGAGTGGCACGGAAATACCATCTTGGGAGAGGGATTTGGTTTATTGTGAGATAGACCAAACAAATTTTAATTACCAACgatcaaaataattttaaaaggtcTTGGGAAGCGACTTCGTTGAAAACTAAAACTGTTTCCACTTCGAAGATGGTACAGATGAACAATAACCTAAAGTCCTTATGATTTGCAAGAATACCATTTGATGTGATGCCAAGGTGAGAAGGAAGCCTCTTTCACGTGTAACAACGATAACTAAGCTGAAGCTGATACTAGACGCATACCTGCGTAAATCGGGCTTTCCTGATGTCTTGGATCatcaaatgaaaaagaaagaagaaaaaatacagTAGAGATCGATGTCAGCTAGATTATTATTTAGTGATGACAATGATTCTCTTTACGTTCGCTCGTGAAGTTCGCGGACCCGACCCATTCCGAAAACGCTCGACACctttttagtgtgggtctaccgcgaattGTGCGTGCATTTGCAAATGGTTTGAGCGTATTAGACACCATATTCGTGCTTACTTTTAACAACACCATTTCGTTCAACCGTGCTTAAacttcgcgcatgctttgtgaaTGATGAATCAGCCATTGCACATCTCGATCTTGACCCCAGAGATCTTCTCTTGAcggagggagagaagagctctggggaaccctgaagcaaagtgtcttctcattggttttcgagaagaaaaatcaaaatcctctctaattggtgcattcatgttagacGGAGGAGTGAACAGGCGCCGTTAagattcaaatagccaatttttggctatgagaacccaacggcgcatgttctcctgcacagagtttcccagagctctGGGTCGATCGGAGACTCTGGTGACGAGACTGTTTCGTGACAAGTCAAAAGAATGTCTTTCAAGGAGCGTTTGGGAACACGGGTCCCAATCCGCCCCTAACTACTGTAGTTGTTGTTTAAATGCCAACCTGGTTGCCAGGGCCTCTCTTTTTCTCCCTCGAGAAagtaccctggttgcggctggtcacgtgtttGCTAGATTTTTGCAGATTCCAGAAAACTAAATGACGCTTCTTGGCTTTACTTTTCACTGAtatcaattacaaaaaaaaaaaagaatatattcttttttttatccTCACCCGACCGTGTGTTTAGTGTCATGGTGAGAATATAtgtaccctggattccagaggttacTTTCTCGCTATTAAAAGAGCGACAAAAGagcgagtcgcgaagcggcgagaaaaacctctggtacaggctgtTAACCCTTCTGAACATGCAGCCCTAATCACGTTGCACTGTCCACTTCCAGAATTTTGACCCTGGAGATTTCATTGGTCGATCGACAAACCGTTTTTTGTAAGGATTGCCATtggttaaggtaattcccttgaaattgttctactatcaaacttttttggaaacttggcaaaattaacattcatgatatgaacattaaaaaatgcaGTAAAAAAATGGGTCACCgcgcttgtttacgcgtcagcaggctcttaaaatgagGTGCTTTTACTgattgcgcgttaaaaattcgaatcaccttcatacacaAATAAGTCTTTGTTAGTTGAAAGATACGaaattttattggaaaataAATCTTCTCtttttcacataagcagtattgcttcatttgcgccgtttttgattgcctggttgtagcaatagtgcactttttgggagagttccgtggttagcttaaAGTCCTCGCCTtcgccaaaatacacccagtacgaaactgttttccacaaaaaatcatgttctactatcaaacttttttcttcttcaaatatgttctttattagattgttcttagcaaatacctgaaaaaaaatcgggggtcaccgtgctcgtttgagagaaaaggagcatttatttcgctatcgggcttagtttgagggaaatctcttacgttttgtacgcgcacgtgctaatgtgcgcgcgctaatgacgcgaaaatcgtgcgcagtagggatgcgcaatgcaatactaaggaattaccttaagtcgAGGGGGAcgatcaaaccggtttttcactGGTTAAATACAAGAAGACTATGAACGTGACAGTAGCGATCGTGACACAAAGACGATAATCACAAATTCATGTCTGGCAGATTGAGGTTAATTTGTCTTTTGACGCTGGATGAATATTTGCTGCTGGGTGGCCCTAAAGAGGGCGTAATCGAACAAGCACGCTTTGATTTTGTTAGGGAATTTGGCGAAGGTGTGAGCTTCTGACATTTACACCTCAATGCCTCGAGTCATATTGAACTGCTCCACGGACTCCAcgttaagttctttaattttttcagttGTAATTCCAGGACTTGAATGCAATTTTCTCAACAATTCCTGGGTTGGTTTTCATCTGGATGTTaagaagcttattttcttactacggaaaaattgttttccgtCTTTGGTCATCGACAAGATTATTCATAGGTATCTTTCTAAGAAAATGAATCCTTCTCTGAATGGGCGGGACGCCTCATCCAACTCCGGAAAACTTCTACTCACTTCTATAAACTCCCTCATGTTGGCCGGTTTTCTAAAATCGCCCAGACTAGGTTAAGACAACTACTCAAACATTACGGTAAAGCTGATTTTAAACTTAGAAACATGTTCAGCGTGAAATATTCAGTACTGCAAGGTCTACGTTCGCGTGTCGTTTATAAATTCTCGTGTGCTGGCTGTAATGCTagctacattggcgagaccACTCGCCACCTTTGTACACGTGCTCGTGAGCATCTCCTGTCGGACAAGTCTTCGCATGCTTACAGGTACCTGCAGTCATCTAGGGCCTGTCATGACTCTTGTAATTCAGAATGTTTCACGATCTGCCGCTTCAAAATTCCaattaagatcaaagaggcattgcaaattaagtgggaaaatcccatTCTTAATGAGCAGTTGAGGCATCTAgacttgtctctttctttttaattacgttgttccttttgtttcttattttattgttatgcgCGCTATTTTTGTTTCCCGTGCATTCCGTATTTCATATTCAAATTGTACGCAAGTTTTGACGTGTTATTTTGTAACGTACCTCAATATAAATTTAAATGTACAACCGttaaaagctcatttgcaactgaagatggcaTGAGAATgacgaaacatgttttgtaaattgaaaactgtcgtttctttcTTGAGAGTAAACGTAGAGTCTACGCGCTATCAGAGAGGATCCCGCGCAGAGGAAGCTGGAGAATGGTAGGGGGGACAAAGTGTCTGCGCGCAGGCGAGCGCAATGGATATAGTTATTTCAATTAATATTAATGATTGTGAGGCATCTATTATGTAAAGTCTTTGTCACCAATTAAACTGTTGCAGTTTCTGTACCAGGTCCCTCTAGCGCATGCAGGTGTCCGGGTGAAATACCATCGGTTGATTTACGGCAAACGGAGACCCGCGTGTCGGTTCGTCGCCCCAACAACGGCCACCAAATAGCTCTTCTATAAGACGGATGTCTCCATGCGTAAATGAATACATCCAATGCTACTTTGATGAAAAGCATTAGGTCACTGATTCGAAGTACAATGTTGATGTTGATGATCTCTTCACGATTTGTTGGcttcttgaaaagaaaaatgtagAAAGCAACAACGTGCAGAAAGCATGAAGCTAAAAGAATAGCTGCCAAATAGAAAATCATGATTGTAAATTGACGTTCGCTGTGCCTGTTCTTCAATGATGAATTGCGAAGTAATCTGCTGTGTTTAAGGTGACGATTGAAAGACGAGAATAGCATAACTTGCACGACCACCAAGGTGGCTGATATAAGCGTAGGATGTAAAATGAGGTGTATTTTTGAGTAAGTTTGATTGTCAATGCCAGTGAATTGAAGCATATTGAAGCAAGTGACGTAAACAGAGCTGATCGCTAGGGAAGCAAATACGCGATTTCTGGAGACAATTGCTTTGAACTGGTGCGGATACCTCACCGCGATATACTGACAAACTGAAAGCGCAAGAACTATGAAGTATGACTCTCCTATTGTAACGCCAGAGATTATCCCACCAATGCTATACATCAATTGATAACTCAAACTCGCTTTGTTCCTGAAATCTGCAAAGTAGTACGACACAAACATCGGCTCCACGAAGATTCCCGTTAGGAGGTCGGCCACGGCAAGACCAGCGATGAGATAAGTCATCGGTGTTCGGAAACAGCGCAAAGGACCTCTGTATATCGCAGTCAACAGAAGGGCGTTGGGAATTGCTGTAATCGGTGATAAAATGCATAGGACAATCGCCGACGCCATTTCTACGTAACGATACGTTCGCAGTTCTGGAAGAATTTCAGCAAACGATTTTGATGTCAAATTCATGATCTCTTGCAGAGGCGTAATATTTTGAGCCATTCTTTGCCTTCTTTTAATTACGGCTAAACATCAATCTATAAGATGAACAGAATCATAATCAATTACTGGTTCTTATAAGAGTACAAAAGTGCATTCGATTATCACACTTTTTCCCCCAGCTGACATCCTTACTCCACCTGTCAAAAAACAGTTTGTCAGTTAAAACAAATTCTCGTGGGTCAGGGCGTaaaggaaaggggaaaaaacaAGGAGTGCTGGAGCGCAAATTGGGAACACCGTAGAttgaaatcaactgaaatcagaaaaaaatcaaatcaaatgttggtttttgaggccAGAGGGGAacaccggagtacccgaagtaTACCCTCTCGGATAAGTTAAGAGTAGAGAACTGtgcgggtccgcaaatgatcccagaaccgcaaatgatcctcaaagtgtaccgcaaatgatacgggaacgcaaatgatcccgaaaaagtaaggaatggcatggaggatGGAATGGTCTTGATAGAAAAATTAATGTGAACAGctgatatttttattaaaatcattttaaatcaTGACTCACAACAGGTTCCTGcctcagtttttcagaaagactgaatttagtttcttaccacgctgttataaatttgccactTTTAATTATCGGCAGTACAAtaatcaaaaactaacttggacgcaattctaaactgattgtgaccGGGGCCTCGTTtctcgaacaactctggcaacaCACGCAGGGTTCGAGAACGGGCCCCTGTTTACAGTCAGTTTagaattgcgtccaagttagtttttgatgattgtatccgataattaaacgtggcaaatttaatttaacttGGTGGAGTCTTTAACTTGTATATAGTTCGTCAGCCTGATAATTCGGTATTACCTCATTGATAACGAATTCTCAATGAGGTTTAGTGAGGGGGCTTCAGGTGCTCGTTGGATCACTCGATCAATCGGCTGTTAAATTTCGGGTTTCGTTCGTGCGGCCGAATTGGTGTACGAATGATCACGAATGTGCTCGAACGGAAGCACGAAGCTTACGTGTGGCAGGTTCGAATCTACCCTTCgctcttatttcattatttttagggGTAGTTCTGAATTTTCCATTGAATTGTCAAAACTAGTCTTAAAACTCGTAGTAGAATATATATCTCAATGCTCTACATTTCATCAATGAGGTGTCTCACAGAGACTTTGATTATGATTTAGGACTCTCGGAAGAGTTTCCTAGACAGTAATTAAGTACCTGTGGTTTTATTATTCCCATGGAATAACATCTTAGCCAACGATCATTCAATTGTAGCTGAAAACATTACAATCTCTGTTGAAAGGCAATGAAAGCCTTTCAGCCTTTAAGTTTCTGCAACAGACTTCAGTTAGCACGATTTTCCATATTTTTAGCCATCATGGCTGCATCTTCCTACCTATGTTTGtgatgttattgttgttgtataATCTTAGACTTGAACTTTGATTGTATCTTATACGTaaggaattttattttaattttatttcagtaTTTTCAGTTTATGCACTGTACTTCTTTAAACATTATTGTgtataaataaatgtatatCTAGCTAGCTGCAATCTGCGTCAAAAAACTTTGGGACACTTGTCAATTTTGgacgaaaagtagagaatttacttaCATGCATTCCATcgcgtgttcttctttcgctgccttctTCGCTTCCCCCTTCCTAGAGATAATGTTGAAACATTCCAGCAATCGATAAATTTCTGAGACCGTAAAAACAGAAACATTGTAATGGTGGAAGAGGGAAAGCGGAAATGTCCTGACAGTTTTGACCTGCATTGAAGCTATCTACCTACCTTCCTCATTTCATTACCACTAAATACTAGCTTAGGTTTGCAATGTGTGAAGAATAAAAAAAGCACATTGGTATACATACCTTCTAACTCCGAACTGGCCGAGAAGAGGGCTCTGCGTTACTAGGCTGTGACTGACAACAATAAACTGAGATAACTTTTGAATCGACTACAGGCTTTTAAAAGCCACGGTCATGTTGGTCAGTCGTAAATGTTCTCAACCACTCAAGGGCAATCTTAACCAATTAATGCTTTCGTAAATAATATCGTCAACATGTTTAATTTGACCTCAAGTTATTACTGAGACCCCATGGCCGCATTTTTTACCTCCAGCCCGGAAGAAGGG
This genomic interval carries:
- the LOC137979961 gene encoding adenosine receptor A2b-like, encoding MAQNITPLQEIMNLTSKSFAEILPELRTYRYVEMASAIVLCILSPITAIPNALLLTAIYRGPLRCFRTPMTYLIAGLAVADLLTGIFVEPMFVSYYFADFRNKASLSYQLMYSIGGIISGVTIGESYFIVLALSVCQYIAVRYPHQFKAIVSRNRVFASLAISSVYVTCFNMLQFTGIDNQTYSKIHLILHPTLISATLVVVQVMLFSSFNRHLKHSRLLRNSSLKNRHSERQFTIMIFYLAAILLASCFLHVVAFYIFLFKKPTNREEIININIVLRISDLMLFIKVALDVFIYAWRHPSYRRAIWWPLLGRRTDTRVSVCRKSTDGISPGHLHALEGPGTETATV